GATCTGtttgaattttgttctttcaaaaccaaataacgaatttaatagaagaaaagacGTAGTGGGTTAGGGGAAAAGGAGGCAGTCTTTGATTCTTGGAGAGATAGAATGAACAGAAGGAATAGTTGCGCTGTCACAGCTTTCTGCAAGTTCCCTCAAAACCAGGATTTTCTTATTGTCCAGATTAATTGccaattttgtcatttgctgCTTAAAATCTGCATATTTAGTCTCCTAACTTTGacttatattaaatttttattgcaaaaaaatgatttaatattatttgagAGGTAAACTTTAATTGAAAGTATAGGAGGAATCCACCGAATTTGTGACATGTGATCATCTCCTGCTTTTGCGGCTGCTGCCCTTCCCTACCTTGTATATAAaattctcctttctttttcaccctttattttttggatactttttttttttgttttccttgaaAGGTTTGGGGATCAGCCattatttgttattattattttgatataGAGGAATCAATTAGCATTATTTGCTTTAGACCGCCATACCAGAAAAAGATTTGGCCCAAGTCATTTTCTCAATTATGGCTAGCCGTATTTGGATAATTACTAGTCGTAGAATTAAATTTGATTCATGGATAACTtgtctattaaaaaaatattttagaaaaatttggGTTAAGTATGACTCGAAAGTGATTATAATTTGTCTTTTACCAGAAACGTATAGGAGGAACAATTCGACATAAGAATAATAACTCTTAATCACTACAAATCCCTTATTTACCATGATTAgggaaaaaaacatataaaacgAAGAGAATCATCAAAATGATGTGTAGAGTTGAGGGTGCAAGAGTTTTGGTGGGTCCAGTCTCCATAGAAAAGGCCCAAATAAAAGGGCAGAAATAGTTGGATGCTGGATCActgcaaaaataataaaataaacgGCTCCCTTTATTAGTCAAACATCAAGTGCGTCGCCACGTCAGCAACCatataaaaaggaaacttctttttttcccaaatGAGATCATGCGCAGTTCAACCAAATCTCATTCCCACCGTCAAAAACTTTCccaaaaaagttaaaaatctCATTTCACTCATCCAATGGCTACCAAACGTCGCACGTACTCCCCAGCTGGACACAAACATTTCacaattatataattaatttcataaaatgaaaaataagtaAAAGATTAAAGAAAATGTATTTTAGACTTACCAAATTTTGTTTAGAAAATAACGATTACTTTAGGTGAGGTAGGTTAATATGGAGAAAATCTTAAAATCAAATCGTATGGAGAAGTTTTTCTCATTACAACAATTTCATCATTAACAGAGGATAGATAGATGATTCAAAGTTAGAAACTCTTCCAAAATTGATaagaaaaatatcattaagTCAAGTGTTAGTTGATTAGAGACGTGATATTATATGTCACAAATATCATAACACGTGTGGATTGATGATTTAGTATTTTCAAATAGAGTTTTGATGATATACGTGAATTGGTCtcacaatatttttttggtatgtCATGTAATACCTCACACATAATAAATCatttacaaaaacaaattatttattcagTATTAAGTCATAAGACTTCCTTCATGTATAGTATATATCACGTAATATGATGaacaaatttaataaataaaagggttAATTTTGATTTAGTAACTTGAATTCTTACCTTTAAAGCACATTTGTCCCTACACTCTCAATTTAAACGATTACATACTTtaagcttttcaattttttgcaatTCGATTCCAACGTTAACTTCAACATCAAAATTTCCGTTAATTACTTGTATGGTAGGTATGGGTCTCACCTATTCACTTATTTCGATGTTAGTTGAAGAGTATTTCCGCTTAATTGGTGTCTTTCCACCCATAAGTAACACATTAAGTGTATTAATACCAAActattttttaacaaaagaCTCTTCAACTAACATTGAAAGAAGTAAATAGGTGGGACTCAGGCTTGCCACACAAGCAATTAACAGAAATTTTGACAATGAAGTTAATGTTGGAATCATAttgtaaaaaattgaaaagcttgGGGTAAGTAATCATTAAAATTGAGGGTGTATGGGCAAACTTGCCtttaaagtaaaaatttaGAGTACTAAACTGAAATTAACTCTAAATAAAACAACTGAGCCTAAGCATTATTGAGATAAAGAAACAAGAGAGTGAAATGCGAATTTACAGGAATCTGAGGTGAATTTGGTTggaattttgatattttgaggTGGGCACTGCTGAGGGACTGGGAAGGAATATTATTAATCAATGTCTGCGGAGAGCATAACACACGCTAATGAATATGATACATACATCAATAATTAATGATGGTGTTTAATTAACTTAATCTCTgttttttattgttaattattttgtcatttttttaacTAAGTGTGAGAAACTGTttgagagagaatgagagtgaatgctttgctttgctttgcttaaGTCTGTTTCATGTCGGGCTGTTGATTCATAAAGTAGAAAAAGCTGTCTGAGCTTTGTTTGCTTGCTTTGGCCTCTCTGGTTTCCCGGCGACAAGTTAGTTTCTTTCACTTCGATCCCGTCAACAATTCTCTGTTCACAAAAACCCAACTTCACAAGAACGCTAAACCCAATAACTCAaacgaaaagaaaatacaagtcCCCGTTGTTGtgatcattttgttttttctttttgttttgggattTGTTTCATATAACCCAGTttctagttttcttattttctttggcGGTTGGGTGGTTGGGAAGGAGAAGCTTCCAATTTGCAAAGTGGGGTTGTTTTTTGGTGAACTTTGGAGACTTGGGTTCACTGTGGAAATGGAATATGTGGAATTTCTGCTTTGCTGATTCGAACGTTAGAGCTGCAAAGTTCTGTTCTTTCTGGGtgtctttctgttttttggttGGTAACATCGTTGGGAACTGAGAGTGGTTGCTGGGATTTGAGCTGAGAGGAAGCAGCTGGATTTGAAGGGCAATGATGGGTTTCTTCAATTTAGGTGAAGTTAGAACAAGTTGTGTTTTTGGAGGCAAAGTTAGTGCCTTGTTGCATTTTGGAGATTGTGGGAGGGCCTAATTACCTGGGTTCAATGTGAATTGGAGAAGCTTTTACTGACCATTCAAGTTGGTTCTTCAAGCACTTTGCTCTAGAACAAGTGGTACTGCAATTAAAGGGTAATGGGCTGCAGCTAGAGCCCTCTGGTCATATCTTAGAGTGAACAGAGttggaatttgaatttctGTTAGACATATCATTCAAATCTCAAGCATGAAGGCTCCTTCAAATGGATTTTTGGCGACTTCAGGGGAAGGTGAAAGTTCTACTATTCTTTTGTGCCATTACAGCTTCTCTCTTCCCCTCTTTACCCCTTAGTCTATTTACTTTTTAAGATTTAGCTCAGCTTGATGCTTTAAAAATGCTCTCTTCGATTTTGATTTCCGTGGCAAGTGGAAGTACTTTCATGGTCAGGGGTTTGTTTCTCTTTGTAGTTTATTTTCTTGGTTAAACGTCTTCTTGTTCTCTTAAAGTTTAAACAATTTTTCTTGCCATGTAACATTTGGATTTCAGATTTTGATTCTTTGTTTGCATATCGTGCATTTTCGACCGATATAACTtcattttgggaattaatcaCTTCCGGAAGGAACATGCAGACATTTCTATGGATTTGATACATATATCATTcacagattttttttaaaatctttttaaaacaatttgaaatcaCTTGTGAaataaacctttttttttttttttttttttttaacacaacAGATCTTGTGTTCTTGAAATCTCATACAggtatttgttaattttagaTATTTGTATGCTGTAGTCTCACAGGAAACCAACCAATTTTAAGAAGTTGAGCACTTCACATTTATTATCCTGTCATTACTTCTGACTTGTCTTCAACGCTGATGAAGTTTTGTTTGGTCTGAAACAGGAGAACAGAAGAGAATTAATTCAGAGTTATGGCATGCTTGTGCTGGGCCATTGGTTTCTTTGCCTCCAGTTGGAAGTCTTGTGGTGTACTTCCCTCAAGGCCACAGTGAGCAAGtgcgtctctctctctagatgccaaaaaagcaaattttgttttcttctttagaTTCTGGGTTCTGATGGAATTTCTTTGACTATAAAATCTCGCAGGTTGCAGCATCAATGCAAAAGGAGACTGATTTCATACCCAACTACCCCAACCTTCCGTCAAAACTTATATGCATGCTTCATAATGTCACATTGCATGTATGGCAGTTCCATGCAGCTACTTCAACATgatgaaatttttgttatgaAGATAAAGTTGTGAGTTTTTGTAAAACATTGATTGTAAATGGATTGTTTATCTGATTCTTGATTTGTATTTCTTATTCAGGCTGATACGGAAACAGATGAGGTCTACGCACAGATGACTCTCCAACCAGTAAACAAAGTAGGTCAGCCATTCTTTTTGAGAATTAAGCAATACTTTACAACTCTACTTTGTACATATAATCATATGCACTTGAATTTCTGTTCCGCAGTATGAGAAGGAAGCAATACTGGCATCTGACATCGGCCTCAAGCAAAGTAGGCAACCTTCTGAGTTTTTCTGCAAAACTCTTACAGCTAGTGACACGAGCACTCATGGTGGATTTTCTGTACCTCGTCGAGCAGCTGAGAAGATCTTCCCACCTCTAGTATGTACAACTTGGAAAGTATCTATTCTAGTTTGAAAATAACGAAGAATTCTGTGTAGTACATTCAATGTATACCTTTCCTTGTGGTAactaaaagaaattatattgGATAGGATTTTTCAATGCAACCACCTGCCCAGGAGCTTATGGCAAAAGATTTGCATGACAGTGCATGGACGTTTAGACATATCTATCGAGGTAGTTCCCTCTTTAAAACATTCTCCTTCagttctcaattttttttcaatgatatGTGATCAATTGTTAACCATATGTTGCTTGAATGTATCATTTTAGAGAAGCTGTTTCTGCTGGCCCTGTTAACTTTTCCTTGTGTTTACTACCATTTCCTGCCCCTTGAATTTCTGTAGGATAGACTTGTTTCTGTTATGTGCTTTTCTTATTAGATACTGAGATGTAAATATCTTAAATTTCACCCTAACTATGTACCACATTCATTTCAGGCCAACCAAAAAGGCACCTGCTGACTACTGGTTGGAGTGTTTTTGTTAGCACAAAAAGACTCTTCGCTGGAGATTCTGTTCTTTTTATAAGGTATGAAATATATGGTGAATTGGATGATTATTTCAGCTAGATATAGCACCTTTGGTTATTGAGTTACAACAATCTGGTTGTATGCAGGGATGAAAAATCTCAGCTTCTCTTGGGTATAAGGCGTGCTAATAGACAGCAGCCAGCTCTCTCTTCATCAGTCATGTCCAGTGATAGCATGCATATCGGAATTCTTGCTGCTGCAGCTCATGCTGCTGCAAATAACAGTCCATTTACCATATTTTTCAACCCAAGGTAATGCTATAGGATGTTTAGATTGTCATTATTGGTATGTAATAGACACCATCTGTCATTATTATTCGATAGGTTCTGACAATTTATTTGATCTTAATAGGGCAAGCCCTTCTGAGTTTGTGGTACCTCTAGCCAAGTACAACAAAGCGATGTATACCCAAGTTTCACTTGGCATGCGATTCAGAATGATGTTTGAGACTGAAGAGTCAGGAGTACGCCGATACATGGGCACAATCACTGGCATTAGCGACATGGATACTGTTCGATGGAAAAATTCGCAGTGGCGCAATCTTCAGGTATTGTTTAGCCATTGATAtggtattttaggaattaGTCTAGGTTACataatgttttgtttatttatagtgTACATCATTAGAGTTACTAGTGAATTTTAAGTAGCATAATGGGCATTTATTTTAGTATTGCATGTCCTTGATTCATTCTTCTAGAGCTTACTACGTAGTACACATCCTAGTCAAAATTCTCTAGGCATTCTTGACCTGTAGTTAAGCTTATTAgctaatgaaaattttgtattttttataggTTGGATGGGATGAATCAACAGCTGGTGAACGGCCTAGCCGAGTTTCAATTTGGGAAATTGAGCCTGTTGTAACTCCTTTCTACATATGCCCTCCTCCATTTTTCAGACCTAAGTTTCCCAAACAACTGGGGATGCCAGGTAAACCATATTTGCAAGTCGGCTAGATTCTTAAAGTCTTCAAAGTCTAGTAACTTGGAAGGATGTTAAAGTTTAGCTTGAAAAAGTTCCAATGGAATCACATGATGAACATTTTGTTGTATGCCCACGTGAATCCTTTCGTGTCAGAAAATCTTTTTCTCATCCCTTGGAGTTCTTTTGCAGATGATGAATCCGACATAGAGAATGCTTTCAAGAGAGCCATGCCTTGGCTTGGAGATGACTTTGGCATGAAGAGTGCTCCAAACTCGATTTTCCCTGGTTTAAGTTTGGTGCAGTGGATGAACATGCAACAAAATAATCAGTTTTCAGCTGCTCAGTCTGGATATTTCCCATCCATGGTCCCTCCAACCGGCCTGCAAAATAACCTTAGTACTGATGATCCATCCAAGTTATTGAGTTTTCAAGCTCCAGTTCTGTCTGCGCCAGGTGTCCAGTTAAATAAATCAGCTCCACAAAACCAAGTAAGTCAAGTGCAACAGCCAACTGTGACATGGCcccaacagcagcagcagcagctccAGCAATTATTGCATAGTCCTATGAACCAACAGCAGCAAAGTCATCCCCAACAGCAGCAGCTGCAGCAATTATTGCACTCTCCTATGAACCAACAGCAGCAAAATCACGCCCAACAGCAGCAGCTGCAACAATTATTGCAGACTCCTACAAGCCAACAGCTCCAGAATTACTCccatcagcagcagcagcagcagcggGAGCAGCAACAACAGCAAGAGTCTCAACagctgcagcagcagcagcagctacATCAACAGCAGCCACAACATcaaccacaacaacaacaacaacggcaacagcagcaacaacaacaattacaACCAACTGTTGTAAATAATGGTGTTGTTGCTCCTAATCAGATCCCAGGCCAAAATTCACACCAACCAGTTATGTTCTCCCAGCTTCAACAGCAGCAATTGCAAACAGGGAATACCCAATCCCAGCAAACTGTCCACTCTTCCAGTAAGAATTCATTTCAGTTCACAACAGGATCACAAGACTCACAGCTCCAGCAGCAGCAACTGGAACCACAACCAAGCCTCTTACAAAGGCAGCAGCAGTCAGCACAGTTGCAACAGTCCTCACTGCAATTGTTGCACTCGAGCATGTCGCAGAAAGTACAGCAGCAACCACAAGTGCAGCAATCGTCACAACAGGGCATCTCAGAGCAACAACTCCAATTACAGTTGCTACAGAAATTacagcaacagcagcagcagcagcaacagttACTCTCCCCATCAAGCCCACTTTTGCAACCCCAACTGTTACAGCAGCAGTTAGCCCATCAACAAAACCAGCAGTTACAACAGTTGCCTGTGTCTCAGCATCATCAACAACAGCTAAGCGGAAACAGCTTCTCAGCAGACAAACTTCTCAACAACAACTTCTCAGCTCCATCACTGATGCAGTCACAACATATATCTTCAGTCCAACTCCAGAGCCAGCACAAGCCACTTACAGCAATCAGAAGCCATTCTGGTCTTACAGAAGGAGACGGTCCATCATGTTCAACTTCCCCTTCTACTAATAACTGCCAGATGTCCCCATCAAACTTCTTGAACAGGAATCAGCAAGGAACAGCCATGTTGTTGGGGGATTCAGTGGCAGAACCTGCTAGTAATTTGGTTCAGGAGCTTCAAAGCAAGTCTGATATTCGAATTAAACATGAGTTTCCCAGCTCAAAGGGACCAGACCAgataaaatataaaggtaCAATTACTGATCAGTTGGAAGCTTCATCATCTGGAACATCGTATTGTCTGGATGCTAGCACAATCCAGCAGAACTACGCACTCCCCGCATTTTGTTTGGATAGTGATGTTCAATCACATCCTCGGAACAGTCTTCCTTTCTCAGCTAATATTGAGGGATTGGCGCCTGACACTTTGTTGTCAAGGGGATATGACTCTCAAAAAGACCTCCAGAACTTACTGTCTAATTATGGTGGAACACCAAGGGATATTGAGACAGAGTTATCTACTGCTGCAATCAGCTCTCAGTCATTTGGGGCAGCAAACTTACCTTTCAAGCCTGGGTGCTCAAGTGATGTTGCCATAAATGAAGCTGGAGTTTTAAGCAATGGATTGTGGGCAAACCAGGCTCAACGCATGAGAACATATACAAAGGTTTGTCACTCGTACTGATTTATCTTTGCTTTACTGCTTTTGAAGTGAGGTACATATTTTGTCATGGAATTTGTGAACCAACTTGTCTGCAACTAGTTCTGTTTTCACCATAATAACTCTGTGGTTAAGGTCAAGATGTCGTAATGTTCTATTATCTTCATGAAAATACCTTTGCCTAATACCAATTCAAACATTTTAAAGGTTCAAAAGCGTGGATCTGTGGGAAGATGCATTGATGTCACCCGTTATAAAGGGTACGATGAGCTCAGGCACGATCTAGCTCGCATGTTTGGGATTGAAGGGCAACTAGAAGATCCACATAGGACTGACTGGAAACTAGTTTATGTGGATCATGAAAATGACATACTTCTTGTTGGTGATGATCCATGGGAGTAAGTCAAAGCACCTTGTAAAACTAAATTAGTCTTCTATTTTTCCCTTCTGATTGTTTTTTCCTCATGCTTTCATTCTTAAATTGCTTTCAGGGAGTTTGTAGGCTGTGTCCAGAGTATAAAGATACTGTCATCCGTTGAAGTACAGCAGATGAGCTTGGATGGAGACCTGGGCAATGTTCCCGTCCCCAATCAAGCCTGTAGTGGAAGTGACAGTGGAAATGCATGGAGAGCGCCGTACGATGACAACTCTGCAGCCTCATTTAATCGGTAAAGTTCCAACAATCAAATGATCAAGTCTTTGATAGATGAATTCCCATCTGGTTGGGATCTCTAAGCTGTAATTGATGTGAACAAAATCCTTCTTGTGAGATCACAGCAATCAAAAATGAAGTCTCAGTTCATGGAGGGATGTAATTGTTCCTCAACGGTGACGGGTTCCACCAGTTTGGCGAATTGAGCTCAATCACATATTTTTGGTGCAATGCGGCGGGGTTGAATTATGTACAATATGACCTTTTCGTCTTTTGAGACCAATTTGACATTCTATTTCTGACTCATTTGTAAAGGCTTCGGTAGAGACCAATCAAGGGACGGAATATGCGACTATAGTTATGACTTATGGCACCAAGTTTTGTGCCATTTCTAACCATTGCAGCTATTGATTACTACTGTATAAATGGCACTTGATTTACATAAGGATTCATTTGATTGTATGAGCACCAATATCCCTGTGATTTTCCACCACCAATCCACACAAGGATTCATTTCTCTTAAATTGCTTCTTCATCCGAGGATACTTGAAAATAGACTTGGTAACGAAATTGTTTCAACTGCAATCATTATATTCCAAGTGTTATTACATTGAAAAGTACAGCAAAGACATTTGAAGCCCCTGAAACTAGGTAATCAGAAATGTCTTGAAGAAACTCTGCCGGATATTTCAAAAATACAGATTGAGCTCATCTAATTGGACAACTAAGAAAGTATGGCAATGACATCCGAAGCTCTTAAAGCTATGTACTCGGAACCATCTTTGCCTTTGAAGTCATTTCCTGCATACTTGGAGTACAAAACTGTGCTCCCCTCAGAAATGGATAATGGTTTCTTGTTTCCTTCCTCATCAAGAGTACCAGGTCCAACGGCAATCACCTGTTACATCGTAAGCAGAACATAAGCTACACTACCTCACAAGTCCAAAACCTTTTACACAACAGCCGCAATGCCTTGGGCTAAGATGGAAAAATTCATAACTTACTACCCCTTACCGTGCCAATCGAAGGTTTCTCCTTGCTTGCCTCTGTCAGCAACAAGC
Above is a genomic segment from Prunus dulcis chromosome 7, ALMONDv2, whole genome shotgun sequence containing:
- the LOC117634600 gene encoding auxin response factor 7-like — encoded protein: MKAPSNGFLATSGEGEQKRINSELWHACAGPLVSLPPVGSLVVYFPQGHSEQVAASMQKETDFIPNYPNLPSKLICMLHNVTLHADTETDEVYAQMTLQPVNKYEKEAILASDIGLKQSRQPSEFFCKTLTASDTSTHGGFSVPRRAAEKIFPPLDFSMQPPAQELMAKDLHDSAWTFRHIYRGQPKRHLLTTGWSVFVSTKRLFAGDSVLFIRDEKSQLLLGIRRANRQQPALSSSVMSSDSMHIGILAAAAHAAANNSPFTIFFNPRASPSEFVVPLAKYNKAMYTQVSLGMRFRMMFETEESGVRRYMGTITGISDMDTVRWKNSQWRNLQVGWDESTAGERPSRVSIWEIEPVVTPFYICPPPFFRPKFPKQLGMPDDESDIENAFKRAMPWLGDDFGMKSAPNSIFPGLSLVQWMNMQQNNQFSAAQSGYFPSMVPPTGLQNNLSTDDPSKLLSFQAPVLSAPGVQLNKSAPQNQVSQVQQPTVTWPQQQQQQLQQLLHSPMNQQQQSHPQQQQLQQLLHSPMNQQQQNHAQQQQLQQLLQTPTSQQLQNYSHQQQQQQREQQQQQESQQLQQQQQLHQQQPQHQPQQQQQRQQQQQQQLQPTVVNNGVVAPNQIPGQNSHQPVMFSQLQQQQLQTGNTQSQQTVHSSSKNSFQFTTGSQDSQLQQQQLEPQPSLLQRQQQSAQLQQSSLQLLHSSMSQKVQQQPQVQQSSQQGISEQQLQLQLLQKLQQQQQQQQQLLSPSSPLLQPQLLQQQLAHQQNQQLQQLPVSQHHQQQLSGNSFSADKLLNNNFSAPSLMQSQHISSVQLQSQHKPLTAIRSHSGLTEGDGPSCSTSPSTNNCQMSPSNFLNRNQQGTAMLLGDSVAEPASNLVQELQSKSDIRIKHEFPSSKGPDQIKYKGTITDQLEASSSGTSYCLDASTIQQNYALPAFCLDSDVQSHPRNSLPFSANIEGLAPDTLLSRGYDSQKDLQNLLSNYGGTPRDIETELSTAAISSQSFGAANLPFKPGCSSDVAINEAGVLSNGLWANQAQRMRTYTKVQKRGSVGRCIDVTRYKGYDELRHDLARMFGIEGQLEDPHRTDWKLVYVDHENDILLVGDDPWEEFVGCVQSIKILSSVEVQQMSLDGDLGNVPVPNQACSGSDSGNAWRAPYDDNSAASFNRNQK